The following proteins are co-located in the Paludibaculum fermentans genome:
- a CDS encoding 3-oxoacyl-ACP synthase III family protein, giving the protein MLRDSRFHIAGCASALPRTAVPNAVLARELETDEDWIESRCGIRNRYRTSPEETTLSLAVSAGRALLDEQPDFWPDLLLCSTFTPEHLLCPTAPAIAEQLRLGPIGAFDLNAACTGAAFGFLTAFGFLASGLASKVLLVASDTPTKYLAQDDRSTRILMGDGAAAVALEQGGAAGSRVLSWLTGSDGSGAQNFFVPHGGSRYPQSIQHGATRSLAVQMDGRAIFRFAVSAGAAMLKRLCELAGVTPAEVTWVIPHQANLRILDALQQQSGIPPDRWVINIGAVGNTASASIPIALAECMASGQFRKGDLVLIAGFGAGLTWAGFLLEW; this is encoded by the coding sequence GAACTTGAAACCGATGAAGATTGGATCGAGTCGCGATGCGGAATCCGCAACCGATATCGCACCTCTCCTGAGGAGACAACGCTCTCCCTGGCTGTCAGCGCCGGCCGAGCTCTCCTTGACGAGCAGCCGGACTTCTGGCCGGATCTGCTGCTCTGCAGCACGTTCACGCCGGAGCACCTTCTTTGCCCGACGGCCCCAGCCATTGCGGAACAGCTCCGCCTGGGGCCCATCGGGGCCTTCGACCTCAACGCGGCCTGCACCGGAGCCGCGTTCGGGTTCCTAACGGCCTTCGGCTTTCTCGCCTCCGGACTGGCCAGCAAGGTCCTCCTGGTCGCGAGCGATACGCCCACCAAGTACCTGGCCCAAGATGATCGGAGCACGCGGATCCTGATGGGCGATGGAGCCGCGGCCGTAGCCCTGGAGCAAGGCGGCGCCGCCGGCTCCCGTGTGCTGAGCTGGCTGACCGGCAGCGATGGTTCAGGCGCTCAAAACTTCTTTGTGCCCCACGGTGGCTCCCGCTACCCGCAATCCATTCAGCATGGCGCGACCCGGAGTTTGGCGGTCCAGATGGACGGAAGGGCCATCTTCCGTTTTGCCGTCAGCGCGGGTGCTGCGATGCTGAAACGGCTCTGTGAGCTGGCTGGCGTCACCCCTGCAGAGGTGACCTGGGTGATTCCGCATCAAGCGAACCTGCGCATTCTCGACGCGCTCCAGCAGCAGTCCGGCATCCCACCCGACCGGTGGGTGATCAATATCGGGGCCGTGGGCAACACGGCCTCAGCGTCAATCCCAATCGCCCTGGCCGAGTGTATGGCCAGCGGGCAATTCCGTAAGGGCGATCTCGTTTTGATCGCTGGATTCGGAGCCGGTCTCACCTGGGCCGGCTTCCTACTGGAGTGGTGA